TACAAAATTGGGTCATCTATAGGGTTTCCTTGACTATCACATAGTAAGACAGTTGAGGAAGTTCCATTAATGGCAATAGCAGAAATTTTTTGACGGATTTCTACAGGAATACTATATAATAATTGATCCAGGGTATTTGCCCAAATATTAACTAAATTATTAGACTGATTTTCTGCAAATAAACAATGGGTTTCAAATTGAATATGCTCAGGTTCATTAATAACAATTGCCCTCGCCCCAGAGGTACCAAAATCAATTCCTAAATACAACATAATTAACGTAAATTAGGACGTAATTTATAATGACGATAAGTTTGATAATCTTCTAGGATTTTATCATGATCAAAGCAAAGATTTTTCGGTAATTCCCAAAGATCAAAAATTCTAATATTTTTGGCATCATCTGCTGCTTTAGGTTGTCCCGTTGCTGTGGCAATAAAGACAATACTAAGGGTATGTTTTCTATGATCTCGTTTGGGGTCAGAATAGACATGAAATTGTTCAATTAATTTAACCGATAAACTCACCTCTTC
Above is a genomic segment from Crocosphaera sp. UHCC 0190 containing:
- a CDS encoding NUDIX hydrolase: MTFRNPVPTVDIIIELIDQPHRPIILIERKNPPYGWALPGGFVDYGETVENAAVREAVEEVSLSVKLIEQFHVYSDPKRDHRKHTLSIVFIATATGQPKAADDAKNIRIFDLWELPKNLCFDHDKILEDYQTYRHYKLRPNLR